A genomic region of Zea mays cultivar B73 chromosome 6, Zm-B73-REFERENCE-NAM-5.0, whole genome shotgun sequence contains the following coding sequences:
- the LOC542505 gene encoding peroxidase 5: protein MTTTKRHCLRFTTVLATTLLSATAACLDVGFYDRTCPTAETIVQQTVAAAFRNNSGVAPALIRMHFHDCFVRGCDGSVLIDTVGNLTAEKDAPPNNPSLRFFDVVDRAKASLEAQCPGVVSCADVLAFAARDSVVLSGGLGYQVPAGRRDGRISNDTEALNNLPPPFFNATELADRFASKNLTIEDLVVLSGAHTIGVSHCSGFAGPTDLNGPVDRLYNFSSPDGIDPTLSKAYAFLLKSICPANTSQFFPNTTVFMDLITPERFDNKYYVGLTNNLGLFKSDVALLTNATMKALVDSFVRSEATFRTKFARSMIKMGQIEVLTGTQGEIRRNCRVINPVSATDDVVLARPSGFTGVAAS, encoded by the exons ATGACGACGACGAAGCGGCACTGCTTGCGCTTCACCACCGTCCTGGCGACGACGCTTCTCTCCGCCACCGCCGCCTGCCTCGACGTCGGCTTCTACGACAGGACATGCCCCACTGCCGAGACCATCGTGCAGCAGACCGTGGCGGCCGCGTTCAGGAACAACTCCGGCGTCGCTCCGGCGCTGATCCGCATGCACTTCCATGACTGCTTTGTCAGG GGCTGCGATGGCTCGGTGCTGATCGACACGGTAGGCAACCTGACGGCGGAGAAGGACGCGCCACCCAACAACCCCAGCCTCCGGTTCTTCGACGTGGTCGACCGTGCCAAGGCGTCACTGGAGGCTCAGTGCCCCGGCGTGGTCTCCTGCGCCGACGTGCTCGCCTTCGCGGCCAGGGACAGCGTCGTGCTCTCCGGTGGCCTCGGCTACCAGGTGCCGGCCGGACGCCGTGACGGGCGGATATCCAATGACACCGAAGCCCTCAACAACCTGCCTCCGCCGTTCTTCAACGCCACCGAGCTGGCAGACAGGTTCGCCTCCAAGAACCTCACTATCGAGGACCTGGTCGTGCTCTCCGGCGCGCACACCATCGGCGTCTCGCACTGCAGCGGCTTCGCCGGCCCGACAGACCTGAACGGCCCCGTTGACCGGCTCTACAACTTCAGCTCGCCTGACGGG ATTGACCCGACGCTGAGCAAAGCCTACGCATTTCTTCTCAAGAGCATCTGCCCGGCCAACACCAGCCAGTTCTTCCCGAACACGACGGTGTTCATGGACCTCATCACGCCGGAAAGGTTTGACAACAAGTACTACGTCGGCCTGACCAACAACCTGGGCCTCTTCAAGTCAGACGTGGCGCTGCTGACCAACGCGACGATGAAGGCCCTGGTCGACTCCTTCGTGCGCAGCGAGGCGACTTTCAGGACCAAGTTTGCCAGGTCCATGATCAAGATGGGGCAGATCGAGGTGCTGACGGGGACGCAGGGCGAGATCAGGCGCAACTGCAGGGTCATCAACCCCGTTAGTGCCACCGATGATGTCGTCCTCGCCCGCCCATCAGGATTCACTGGAGTGGCTGCGAGCTAG